In the Rhizobium sp. CB3090 genome, one interval contains:
- the msrP gene encoding protein-methionine-sulfoxide reductase catalytic subunit MsrP, translating into MPSYRPPKIASSEITPRSVYLRRREFLTAAAGAGLAIASGKSAFAATLNATKSNYTVDEKLTPLKDVTTYNNFYEFGLDKADPARLSGNFKPRPWTVKVDGMVGKPGTFDIDALIKEFPTEERVYRMRCVEAWSMVIPWDGFPLSALLDKVEPLGSAKFIAFETVVRPEEMPGQSGVFQSLNWPYVEGLRLDEACNPLTLLAVGLYGETLPNANGAPIRLVVPWKYGFKGIKSIVRITLTDKQPINTWQATNGQEYGFYANVNPAVDHPRWSQATERRIGEGGFFGANRHPTLPFNGYADQVASLYAGMDLRANF; encoded by the coding sequence ATGCCGTCCTATCGCCCGCCGAAGATCGCCTCTTCCGAGATCACGCCGCGCTCGGTCTATCTGAGGCGCCGGGAATTCCTGACGGCTGCGGCCGGCGCCGGCCTTGCGATTGCCAGCGGCAAAAGCGCTTTTGCCGCTACGTTGAACGCCACCAAGAGCAACTATACGGTCGACGAGAAGCTGACGCCGCTCAAGGACGTCACCACCTACAACAATTTCTATGAATTCGGTCTCGACAAGGCCGATCCGGCGAGGCTTTCGGGCAACTTCAAGCCGCGGCCCTGGACCGTCAAGGTCGATGGCATGGTCGGCAAACCCGGCACATTCGACATCGATGCGCTGATCAAGGAGTTTCCGACGGAAGAGCGCGTCTACCGCATGCGCTGCGTCGAGGCCTGGTCGATGGTCATCCCCTGGGACGGCTTTCCTCTCTCGGCCCTGCTCGACAAGGTCGAGCCGCTGGGCAGTGCCAAATTCATCGCCTTCGAAACGGTCGTACGGCCGGAGGAGATGCCCGGGCAGTCAGGCGTTTTCCAGTCGCTGAACTGGCCCTATGTCGAAGGCCTGCGGCTCGATGAAGCGTGCAATCCGCTGACACTTTTGGCTGTCGGTCTCTACGGCGAGACATTGCCGAATGCGAACGGCGCGCCGATCCGCCTTGTCGTGCCGTGGAAATATGGCTTCAAGGGCATCAAGTCGATCGTGCGCATCACCCTCACCGACAAGCAGCCAATAAACACTTGGCAAGCGACCAACGGCCAGGAATATGGCTTCTATGCCAACGTCAATCCGGCGGTGGATCATCCGCGCTGGAGCCAGGCGACCGAGCGCCGCATCGGCGAAGGCGGCTTCTTCGGCGCCAATCGTCACCCCACCCTGCCCTTCAACGGCTATGCCGATCAGGTCGCAAGCCTCTACGCCGGCATGGACCTGAGGGCGAATTTCTGA